The following DNA comes from Desulfobaculum xiamenense.
AAGCTGTTCAGGCAGAAGCGGCTTGAAGTTGACCACCTCGTCCACGCGGTTCAGGAACTCCGGGCGGAACTCCATGCGCAGCGTCTCCATCACCTGCTCCTCCACGCCGGGCTTGAGCGTGCCGTCGGCGTTGATGCCGTCCAGCAGGTACTGCGAGCCGAGGTTCGAGGTCATGATGATGATGGTGTTCTTGAAGTCCACGGTGCGGCCATGGCTGTCCGTGAGCCGTCCGTCGTCGAGAATCTGGAGCAGCGTGTTGAACACATCGGGGTGCGCCTTCTCGATCTCGTCGAAGAGGACCACAGAGTAGGGCTTGCGCCGCACAGCCTCGGTAAGCTGGCCGCCCTCGTCATAGCCGATGTATCCCGGAGGCGCTCCGATGAGCCGGGCCACGGTGTGCTTTTCCATGTACTCGGACATGTCGAGGCGCACCATGTTCTCCTCGGTGTCGAACAGCGCCTCGGCGAGGGTCTTGCAGAGTTCGGTCTTGCCCACGCCCGTGGGGCCGAGGAAGATGAACGATCCGATGGGACGTCCGGGGTCCTTGAGTCCGGCGCGGGCGCGCAGCACGGCGTCGGCCACTGCGGTGACGGCAATGTCCTGCCCCACCACGCGCTCGTGAAGCTGATCTTCCAGCCGCAGGAGCTTCTCGCGCTCGCTTTCAAGCAGGCGCGACACGGGAATGCCCGTCCAGCGGGCAATGACCTGCGCCACGTCGTCCGGGCCGACCTCCTCGCGCAACAGGCGCGCGCCGTCGCCGGATTTGCCCTCGCGCTCGGCCAGTCGCCGTTCGAGGTCGGGCAGCGTGGAGTACTTGAGTTCGGCGGCGCGGTTGTAGTCGAGAGCGCGCTCGGCCTCCTCAATGGCGTGACGGGTCTTCTCGATGTTCTCCTTAAGGTGGCGAACATCCTCGATGGAACCTTTCTCATGCTCCCACTGGGCGGCAAGGGTCCCCTGCTCGTCCTTCAGGTCGGCCAGCTCGCGTTCGAGGCGGCCGAGACGCTCGCGGGATTTCTCATCCGTCTCGCGGCGCAGGGCCTCGCGCTCGATTTCGAGCTGCATGACCTTGCGGTTGATGTGGTCCAATTCGGCGGGCAGCGAGTCAATCTCCGTACGGATCATGGCCGCGGCCTCGTCGATGAGGTCGATGGCCTTGTCCGGAAGCTGGCGGTCAGTGATGTAGCGGTGCGACAGGGTCGCCGCCTCCACGATGGCACCGTCGGCGATGCGCACGCCGTGATGGACCTCGAAACGCTCCTTGAGGCCGCGCAGGATGGAGATGGTGTCCTCCACGCTCGGCTCGTCCACGACCACCGGCTGAAAACGCCGCTCCAGTGCGGGGTCCTTCTCGATATACTTGCGGTACTCGTCGAGGGTGGTCGCGCCGATGCAATGCAGTTCACCGCGCGCGAGCATGGGCTTCAGGAGGTTGCCCGCATCCATGGAGCCTTCGGTCTTGCCCGCGCCCACGATGGTATGCAACTCGTCGATGAAGAGCAGGATGCGCCCGGCGGACTTCTCCACCTCGGACAGCACGGCCTTCAGCCGCTCCTCAAATTCGCCACGGTACTTGGCACCGGCGATGAGCGCGCCCATATCGAGGGCGAAGACGCTCTTGTCCTTCAGCCCCTCTGGCACGTCCTGCTTGAGGATGCGCTGGGCGAGGCCTTCGACGATGGCCGTCTTGCCCACGCCAGCCTCGCCGATGAGCACGGGATTGTTCTTGGTACGCCGCGAGAGGATGCGCACGCAGCGCCGGATTTCCTCATCGCGCCCGATGACGGGGTCCAGCTTGCCCTTGCGCGCGGCCTCCACGAGGTCGCGCCCGTACTTCTTGAGCGCTTCGTACGTGTCCTCGGGATTGGCCGAGGTCACGCGCTGGCAGCCGCGCACTTCGGTCAACACGCCGAGAACCTTCTCGCGGTTGATGCCGAACTGCTTGTTCACCCGCCCGATGGCCGTGGACTGCGGATCGTCGGCGAGCACGAGGAAAATGTGCTCCACGCTGACGTACTCGTCCTTCATCTGCTTGGCCAATTCCTGCGCGCGGACAAGGGACTCGTTGAGCCGGGGGGTGACGTAAACCTGTCCCGGTGCCGCGCCAGGGCCGGACACGCGCGGCAGCTTGGCCAGCTCGCGCTTGAGGGCCTCGGCGTAGGCGGCGGGGTCGTACCCGGCCTTTTCGAGCAGCCTGCCGACGATCCCGTGTTCCTGCATGACAAGGGCCAGAAGCAGATGCTCGGCGTCGATCTGCTGGTGGCCGAACTTGACGGCCACATCCTGCGCCTGACTGATGGCTTCCTGCGATTTCTGCGTGAACTTGTTCAGATCCATAGCAGCTTGTCCTCCGATCATTCCAAATCGCGCCGCAACGGTTCGGCGCGTGAAAAAGACTCTCCGGCCCGAGACGTCGCGAACCTAGACCAGTCGTTCGAGTTCGCGAACCTTGTGTTCCAGATTCTCGATGCGGGCCAAGAGGTCGACGATGATCATCCCGCCCGTGACGCCGACCTCGAGGTCGGCGCACAGGCGCACGAGCTTGCGCACGCGGTAAACGTCGCGCTGATGGAAGAGGACTCCGCGCGCGGACGTCTCCAGCGGTTCCACCCACCCGATGTCGATAAGCTCCGTCAACCGGGACGGATGCACCGCCGTGAGTTCGATGAACGACACCCATGTAACGAGATTCGATGGTTCGGGCACTGCGCCCGTTTCCAGCTTGGTCAGGTCCATGCGTCATGCTCCCGTTGTGCGTCGTTCCGCGGCCATGCCGCAGGGTCAGAAATCCCTTGGCGAAAAATCCGACTCCCGCGCGAGTTCTTCCCATAGCTTGCGCTCGCGCTCACCGATCTTGCCCGGTGTGCGGATGACCACGCGCACGAACTGGTCGCCACGTCCGGCTCCGGTGCCAAGACCGCGACCGCGAATGCGCATCTTCTGCCCGCTGGACATTCCGGCGGGAACCGTCATTTCAACCGCACCGTTCAGCGTGGGCACTGTGACCGTCGCGCCGAGGGCGGCCTCCCACGGGGCCAGCGGCAGGTCGAGCACCACGTTCACGCCGTCGAGCTTGAACCGCTCGTGCGGCAGGATGGATACGCGAAGGTATAAATCGCCAGCGGGGCCGCCCTGCCGTCCCGGACCGCCCTGTCCGGACAGGCGGATGCGTGCGCCCTCGCGCACGCCAGCGGGCACGGTGACTTCGAGCCTGCGGGTCCGCCCACCCATCGCGCCGGGTCCGGGCGCATTCTCGCGCAGTGAAATGCTCTTGGCCCCGCCTTGGTAGGCCTCCTCCAGCGTGAGTTCGAGGGTGCTCTCGATGTCCTGCCCCTTGGCCGGACCGGGTCGGAAGCCCGCTCCGCCGAACCCGCCGAAGGGGTCCTGACGGAAACCCGCCCCGCGCCCACCGAAACCGCCACCGAAGATGGTCTCGAAAAAGTCGCTGAAGCCCGCGCCATCGAACCCCGCCCCGCCGGAGGTGAAGCGGAAGTTCTCGAATCCCGGCGGCGGCTCAAAGTTCTGACCATGCTGCCAGTTGGGGCCAAGCTGATCGTAGAGCCTGCGCTTCTCGGGGTCCTTCAATACCTCGTAGGCTTCGTTGATCTCCTTAAATTTCGCCTCGGCCTCGGGGTTGTCGGGATTGAGATCGGGGTGGTACTTCCGGGCGAGGCGCTTGAACCCCTTGGAGATGTCCTCCTTGGAGGCCCCTCTGGCCACGCCCAGAATATCGTAGTAATCCTTGAATTCGACGCTCATCTCGATTAGCACTCCTTGCTACCGCATGATGTCCTTGTGCGGCCTATCGTGAGAGATAAGCCGCTTCAGGCGACAGTCAAGTATCCAAGCTCGTTAGGGGAATCCGAATACAATGCTGAAAAGCCTGCCAGTCCTGATGTACCACTATATCAGCTCCTGGCCCGACGCTATCTCCGTGGCCCCGGAACTTTTCGAGGACCACCTCAAGGCCATGACCAGGGCTGGCTACCGGGGCATCGGCCTCGACGAGGCCGCCGCCTTCCTGCGCGAAGGCCGCTCGCTGCCCAAGAAATCCGTACTTATCACCTTCGACGACGGCTTCCTCGACAACTACGTCTACGCATGGCCCCTACTGCGCGAGCACGGCCACAAGGGCGTCATCTTCGCGGTCACCAACAAGATCGTGCACGAGGAGCGCCCCCGCCCCACCCTGTCCGACGTGTGGGACGGCTACGTGGGCCTCGACGACCTGCCGCAGGTCAACAATCCCTTCCGCACCGGCAAGGAAGGCCTGCGCGTGCGCACGGACCTCTTCTTCTCGTGGAAGGAGGCCCGCGCCATGGAGACCGACGGCACCGTCCGCGTGGCCGGTCATACCCACTACCACCGCTCCGTCTTCACCAGCCCGCGTTTCTCCGGACTGTTCATGCCCGGCGGCAGAAAGCGCACCTTCGACAGGTTCGACGCCCCGGTGCTCTTCGGTCTGCCCAAGTTCGAGGAAGGCCCGGCCATGAAGCACCGCGCCTTCAAGCCTTCCGAAGAACTCTACGCCCTCGTGCGCGAAAGCGTTCCGCAGGACTTCGCCACCGCCTTCGACCACTTCAAGGAACCGGGCCGTGCGCAGGACCTCCTGCGTCGCATCCGCGAGATTCCGGAAAGCCGTCTGGGCAGCTACGAATCGCACGCCGAATTCGAGGAGCGCATCTACGAGGAACTCCGCGCGAGCCGCGACATGCTGCGCACCGAACTCGGCCGCGAGGCCGACGTGCTGGCGTGGCCGTGGGGCGCATACAGCGACGAAAGCCTGCGCATCGCCAAGGAACTTGGCTTCACCGTGCTCTTCACCACCAATATCGGCCCCAATCCTCCGGGCATGGTCTCCGACGCGGTGAACCGCTTCAAGGCCCGCGCGCGGCGTCCCGCATGGCTGCTCTCGCGGCTGGCCATCTACTCGCGCCCGCTGGTGGCCCGCACCTACGGGCTTTTCCACAAGAGATAGCATACGCCCAGCCAGACCGGCGACATGAACAAGGCCCCCCACGTCAACGACGCGGGGGGCCTTGTTCACTTGAAAATCCGATCATCCGGCAGCAGACGCCGACGGGAAAGCGCTAGCCGCGTCGCAGCAGGCGCAACTTGTCCAGCACGTCCTCGACCAACTCGTCCAGCGGGTCCTGCGCGCGTAGCACGAAGGTCGCCGCGTCGAGGTACAGCGGCTCGCGCTCAGCAAGGGTCGCACGCATCTCGTCCTCGGGCGAAAGGTCCGTCAGGGCGGGGCGCTGGCCCTCGGCGGGGTCGACCGCCAGACGGGACATCAGGAGCGCCACGTCCGCCATGAGGTAGAACACCGGACCGCCCGCGCGCATGAAGGCGCGGTTCTCGGCGTCGAGCACGATGCCCCCGCCCGTGGCCACCACGGCCCCGGCGTCGGCGGCTATGCCGCGCAGTGCCTCGCGCTCCATGCGCCGGAAGCTCTCCCAGCCGCCCTCGGCGACGATGTCGGCCACGTCGCGCCCGGCCGCCTGCCGCACCAGTTCGTCCGTGTCGAGAAACTCCCTCCCCAGACGCTTCGCCAACGCCCGACCGAGGCTCGTCTTGCCGCTGGCTCGAAGGCCCACGAGGTAGACGTTGGTCCGCTCGCCGAAGTCCACCGGACGCGGCACATTCCCGAAGGTCATAACCCGTCCCTCGTCGGCGACGTCGTTTTTCCTGCACATCGCCCCTTCGGGCGTGATGAATCTCGCCATGTCGTCTCCCTGCGCAAAGGACCGCCAACGGACCGCACCCGCGAAGCACCGCGAAACGACGACCCATGGCGGCATCGTGTATGGTGCGGGGGCGCATGTCGCACCCTCCCGCCACGTGTCGCGAAAACGCGGCCGACACTTCCGGCCGCGCCATTGTCTTACCCGCAGGCCCCGATCGAGGCAAGCCATGCGCAGAGCAATCAAAAAAAGTGCTTCGAATTGCTGACACTTTTCTCAAAACAGGGTATTGCAGGCGGTAGGGTTGGAACAGGCTTTTTCCGACTCCACGCGCATCACCCCGATGAACAGGGGGAGTCCACATGCAGAACACAACGTTGCGCATCCTGCTCGCAAATCCGAACCCGAACGACACGGCGCTCATTTCGCAGGCACTCGCCGAAGCTGGATTTCGCTTCCATATCGAAACGGCTGCGAATGACGACGCGCTGCGTCGCATGCTAGGCGACGGCCCGGATCTGATCATCCGCCGGGACGCAGACGCGCCGCTACGAAACCTCATCCCGGCCACGATTCCCGTCATCGTCATATCGAACACGATGACCCACGAACGGGGCCGCGAGCTCGTCGAGTCCGGTGCCCACGACTACATGCACACGAGCGACATCGGGCGCCTTCCCGCCTCGGCGAGCCGCGCCCTGCGCGACGCAGCCCTGCGCCGCGCCAGCACCCAATCGCCGCTCGCCGACCACTTCGCGCAGGCGTACCGCCACAGCCTCGACGCCGTGGCCATGCTCGACATTGAGGAGCACGTGGTGGACATCAACGCCGCCTTCACGCGGCTGTTCGGATTCTCCATCGACGAGATGCGGGGCAGGCGGCTTTCGGACTGCATCATGCCGCAGGACAGGCGGGAGGAATTCATGTCCCTCACCGCACGGGTGCAGAACGGCGAAATGATTCGCCGCCGCACCACCCGCCTGCGCAAGGACGCAAGCCCGGTAGAGGTCATCGCCATCGGCGTCCCCGTGACGCTCGCCGACGGCAACCACGGCATCTGCGCCATCTACAGCGACATCTCGCCTCGGGAAAAGGCCATCCGCGCCCTGCGGCAGGCGGAATCGCGCTATCGAAGCTTCTTCATGGAGGCGGTGGAAGGGATGTTCATCTCCACACCGACGGGGCGATTCATGCTGGCCAATCCGGCGCTGGCGGAACTTCTGGGCTACGAATCAGTCAGCGCGGTCACGGACGGCATCCGCAACATCAGCCGCGAGGTCTATGCGGATGCGTCCCAGCGGGACCGGCTGCTGGAACTGCTTGGCAGGCACGGCGCGGTACGGGATTTCCGCACGCGGGTGGTCAGGCGGGACGGCACGGTGATCACCGTGCGCCAGAATGTACGCGAGGTTCGCGACGAGGACGGCGAACTGCTCTACTATCAGGGCACCATGGCCCTGACGCAGGGAGGATGATCCTCCAGTCCGCCGCCCCCGAACGCCCGCTCGTTTGGCTAGCTTTCACCCCGGTACTTGGTGTGGCAGTCCACGCACGCGCGCTTGACGCGATTGAGGTGCTGGTCCGCCTTCTTGGCGTCCTTGTCCGAGGCGATGCGCAGAAGCTTCTGCGCCTGCGCATTGAGGTACTCGGCCGCGGCCTGGAAGGACTGCGTGTCGGCCCCCTTGAAATACTTGTTTGACCCCTCGAAGGGGTAGGCGCTCTCGTGGCGATCGACGAAGACCAGCGGAATGAGCTGCGCCTTGGCCGAGACGGACAGGGCGGGGCTGACCACGCCGATCACGTCGCCCGATTCGATCTTGAGGCGGATGTCGCGCAAATCCGCGTTGAAGGAGCGCATGGCAAACTTGCGCGCCGCCACGATATCCTGCGGAGAACTCTTGCCCGGCATGAGCGCCGTCTGCGCAAAGAGCGCCGAGGCCGCAAGAGTCATCGACATGCAAAGGACAAGAATTGCTCCGGTTCTGCTACGCATGACCTCCCCCCGAGA
Coding sequences within:
- the clpB gene encoding ATP-dependent chaperone ClpB, producing the protein MDLNKFTQKSQEAISQAQDVAVKFGHQQIDAEHLLLALVMQEHGIVGRLLEKAGYDPAAYAEALKRELAKLPRVSGPGAAPGQVYVTPRLNESLVRAQELAKQMKDEYVSVEHIFLVLADDPQSTAIGRVNKQFGINREKVLGVLTEVRGCQRVTSANPEDTYEALKKYGRDLVEAARKGKLDPVIGRDEEIRRCVRILSRRTKNNPVLIGEAGVGKTAIVEGLAQRILKQDVPEGLKDKSVFALDMGALIAGAKYRGEFEERLKAVLSEVEKSAGRILLFIDELHTIVGAGKTEGSMDAGNLLKPMLARGELHCIGATTLDEYRKYIEKDPALERRFQPVVVDEPSVEDTISILRGLKERFEVHHGVRIADGAIVEAATLSHRYITDRQLPDKAIDLIDEAAAMIRTEIDSLPAELDHINRKVMQLEIEREALRRETDEKSRERLGRLERELADLKDEQGTLAAQWEHEKGSIEDVRHLKENIEKTRHAIEEAERALDYNRAAELKYSTLPDLERRLAEREGKSGDGARLLREEVGPDDVAQVIARWTGIPVSRLLESEREKLLRLEDQLHERVVGQDIAVTAVADAVLRARAGLKDPGRPIGSFIFLGPTGVGKTELCKTLAEALFDTEENMVRLDMSEYMEKHTVARLIGAPPGYIGYDEGGQLTEAVRRKPYSVVLFDEIEKAHPDVFNTLLQILDDGRLTDSHGRTVDFKNTIIIMTSNLGSQYLLDGINADGTLKPGVEEQVMETLRMEFRPEFLNRVDEVVNFKPLLPEQLKSIVELMLRGLRARLAERKMTLALTEAAKDFIAEAAYEPSFGARPLRRYLQAHIETPLAREIIAGRIDDGHDITVDVADGGLVFR
- a CDS encoding DnaJ C-terminal domain-containing protein, which codes for MSVEFKDYYDILGVARGASKEDISKGFKRLARKYHPDLNPDNPEAEAKFKEINEAYEVLKDPEKRRLYDQLGPNWQHGQNFEPPPGFENFRFTSGGAGFDGAGFSDFFETIFGGGFGGRGAGFRQDPFGGFGGAGFRPGPAKGQDIESTLELTLEEAYQGGAKSISLRENAPGPGAMGGRTRRLEVTVPAGVREGARIRLSGQGGPGRQGGPAGDLYLRVSILPHERFKLDGVNVVLDLPLAPWEAALGATVTVPTLNGAVEMTVPAGMSSGQKMRIRGRGLGTGAGRGDQFVRVVIRTPGKIGERERKLWEELARESDFSPRDF
- a CDS encoding cytochrome c, whose product is MSMTLAASALFAQTALMPGKSSPQDIVAARKFAMRSFNADLRDIRLKIESGDVIGVVSPALSVSAKAQLIPLVFVDRHESAYPFEGSNKYFKGADTQSFQAAAEYLNAQAQKLLRIASDKDAKKADQHLNRVKRACVDCHTKYRGES
- a CDS encoding PAS domain-containing response regulator → MQNTTLRILLANPNPNDTALISQALAEAGFRFHIETAANDDALRRMLGDGPDLIIRRDADAPLRNLIPATIPVIVISNTMTHERGRELVESGAHDYMHTSDIGRLPASASRALRDAALRRASTQSPLADHFAQAYRHSLDAVAMLDIEEHVVDINAAFTRLFGFSIDEMRGRRLSDCIMPQDRREEFMSLTARVQNGEMIRRRTTRLRKDASPVEVIAIGVPVTLADGNHGICAIYSDISPREKAIRALRQAESRYRSFFMEAVEGMFISTPTGRFMLANPALAELLGYESVSAVTDGIRNISREVYADASQRDRLLELLGRHGAVRDFRTRVVRRDGTVITVRQNVREVRDEDGELLYYQGTMALTQGG
- the aroL gene encoding shikimate kinase AroL, with the translated sequence MTFGNVPRPVDFGERTNVYLVGLRASGKTSLGRALAKRLGREFLDTDELVRQAAGRDVADIVAEGGWESFRRMEREALRGIAADAGAVVATGGGIVLDAENRAFMRAGGPVFYLMADVALLMSRLAVDPAEGQRPALTDLSPEDEMRATLAEREPLYLDAATFVLRAQDPLDELVEDVLDKLRLLRRG
- a CDS encoding chaperone modulator CbpM — protein: MDLTKLETGAVPEPSNLVTWVSFIELTAVHPSRLTELIDIGWVEPLETSARGVLFHQRDVYRVRKLVRLCADLEVGVTGGMIIVDLLARIENLEHKVRELERLV
- a CDS encoding polysaccharide deacetylase family protein; protein product: MLKSLPVLMYHYISSWPDAISVAPELFEDHLKAMTRAGYRGIGLDEAAAFLREGRSLPKKSVLITFDDGFLDNYVYAWPLLREHGHKGVIFAVTNKIVHEERPRPTLSDVWDGYVGLDDLPQVNNPFRTGKEGLRVRTDLFFSWKEARAMETDGTVRVAGHTHYHRSVFTSPRFSGLFMPGGRKRTFDRFDAPVLFGLPKFEEGPAMKHRAFKPSEELYALVRESVPQDFATAFDHFKEPGRAQDLLRRIREIPESRLGSYESHAEFEERIYEELRASRDMLRTELGREADVLAWPWGAYSDESLRIAKELGFTVLFTTNIGPNPPGMVSDAVNRFKARARRPAWLLSRLAIYSRPLVARTYGLFHKR